Genomic window (Marinobacter fonticola):
CCAGGTGGCTCCGGGTGATCAGGTTCTTGAGACCGAACATCGCCCGCATCACGACGGCTAGCAGCGCCACCGTGGAGAAACCGGAAAACAGCGCCCCCGCGACAAAATACGGGGGGAAAATCGTGAAGTGGAAACCGGGCACGATCGCCACGGCCAGATCCAGGGAGATGATGCCGGTGACGGAAACGACTATCGGCGCCGCCACCGCGGCCATCACCTGATTGGCCTTTTCATAGCGCGCCCAGTGTAGGGCCGAGTTGCGCCAGCCCAGTGCCAGAATGCCATAGAAATACTGGGCAAAACGGGCCTTGGCCCGGTCCCTCAAGGTAGCGAAGTCGGGTAACAGGCTCAGGTAGAGGAAGCTCGAGGTGTAGATCAGGTAGGTGCTGATCGCAAAGAAGTCCCACACCAGCGGACTGCGCCATTGGGGCCAGAGGTCCATGGTGTCGGGGTATGGCAGCAGGTAATAGAAAAACCAGGGCCGTCCCAGGTGGATCATCGGATAGAGCCCGGCGCAGACAATGGCAAACATGGCCATGCCCTCCGCCAGACGGTTGATCGACGCCCGCCAGCGCTGGCGCGTCAATAGAAGCACCGCCGAAATCAGCGTGCCGGCATGGGCAATCCCGATCCACCAGACGGTGTTAACGATAGGAAAGCCCCAGGCCACGGGAATATTGATGCCGAACAGCCCCACACCCGTGGTAAACACCACCCAAAGCACGACCAGCAACATGAACGCCAGAGCCGCTGATATGACAAAGGCAATCCACCAGGACACCGGCGCTTTGCGATCCAGGATCAGACCGGCGATACGTTCGGTCACCGAGCGGTGCGTCAGATCAGGAATCAGGGAGGCCTGGGGTCGCTTTGCCATGGTCTAGCCCTTCCCTTCCAGTGCTGGATTGGGATTGCGCACCGCTGCCAGATAGGTTGTACGCGGTCGCGTATTGAGGCCGCCCAGCATGGCGTAGTTCAGCGGGTGGGCTTTAAGGCGGGCCACCTCGCTGTCAGGTTTGGCCAAATCGCCAAAAACGATGGCCTCGGTGGGACAACTCTGCTGGCAGGCCGTTTTCAGTTCACCTTCGGCAATGGGGCGCTCTTCCGCTTCCGCGTTTTGGCGAACGGTGTTGATCCGCTGCACGCAGTAGGTGCATTTTTCCATCACACCACGGGAGCGCACGGTCACATCGGGGTTCTGCACCGCCGGTTCCGCCGGATAGGCGGCTTGAGCGCTGGTGTAGTCGAACCAGTTGAAACGACGCACCTTATAGGGACAGTTCTGGGAACAGTAACGGGTACCCACGCAACGCTGGTAAAGCATCTCGTTCAGGCCATCGGCCGAGTGCTGCGTGGCGCCCACCGGACAGACGTATTCACAGGGCGCGTTCTCGCAATGCATGCAGGGCACCGGCTGGAAGGTCATGCGCGGGCCATCGAGTTCGCCCTGGAAGTAGCGATCCACCCGAATCCAATGCATATCGTGACCGCGCGATACCTCCTCGGGGCCGACGATGGGAATGTTGTTCTCGGCCTGGCAGGCGGTGACGCAGGCATTGCAGCCGGTGCAGGCGGATAGATCGATAATCATGCCCCAGGCATGCTCGGCCTCCCGTTCAGCCGGCCAGGGCTCGGGATAGAGCGACAGCTCATGATGCTCGTGCTGGGCAAAGGCCGGATTCTCCCGATAGGTCTCCAGGGACGCCTCCCGCACCATATCCCGGTCCTCGATATGATGATGGGTCTGGATGGCCGCCAACGTCAGGTGCTGATCCGTTACCTGGATCGACACCGGTACGGCCCAGGGCCGACGGCTATCGCGCAGGGTGAAGGCATTGCTGCCCACGCCAGCGGCTACCCGACCCGCCGAGCGGCGACCATGCCCCAAATGGAGGTTCACTGCATGGGCCGGCTGGCCCGGCAGGATGTAAACCGG
Coding sequences:
- the nrfD gene encoding NrfD/PsrC family molybdoenzyme membrane anchor subunit is translated as MAKRPQASLIPDLTHRSVTERIAGLILDRKAPVSWWIAFVISAALAFMLLVVLWVVFTTGVGLFGINIPVAWGFPIVNTVWWIGIAHAGTLISAVLLLTRQRWRASINRLAEGMAMFAIVCAGLYPMIHLGRPWFFYYLLPYPDTMDLWPQWRSPLVWDFFAISTYLIYTSSFLYLSLLPDFATLRDRAKARFAQYFYGILALGWRNSALHWARYEKANQVMAAVAAPIVVSVTGIISLDLAVAIVPGFHFTIFPPYFVAGALFSGFSTVALLAVVMRAMFGLKNLITRSHLDYLGRMMLVFALVVDYAYSQEIFTAFYSGDPNYFNVYYDRWTGPYAPIWWSMIFCNVVLVQLLWFKRVRRSPLAILCLAITSNIGMWLERFQIVFTSTHADFMPSAWDTAWPTTWDWLVYIGTLGLFVFLLMVFVRVAPLVSIHDMRLEIHGSKRDE